In the genome of Ensifer adhaerens, one region contains:
- a CDS encoding MFS transporter, FSR family, fosmidomycin resistance protein, whose amino-acid sequence MSAVTENATPLQASNPSTNMAKAATGPAMAILIMISVSHMLNDLMQSVVPSVYPILKDKFQLSYADVGLLTFTWQLTASILQPGVGFYTDKHPKPFSLAFGMGCTLIGLILMAFATSYHHLLIGVAAIGVGSSIFHPESSRVARMASGGRHGFAQSLFQVGGNFGSAIGPLLAMLLVVEYGKNEGAQHAISYFGIFALAGMAILTRVGFWYSGELRSAKGRTAVAHESPVSRGVLIRSIGILCALIFSKFLYMASLSSYYIFYTMQTFKISTSTAQLLLFVYLGSVAAGTIAGGPIGDKIGRRRVIWFSILGVLPFTLLLPFANLTWTVILTIPIGFILASAFPAIVVYAQELVPGKPGTIAGLFFGFAFGMGGIGAALLGVLADHTSIGFVYQVCSVLPAIGLLAIFLPDVRHKAA is encoded by the coding sequence TTGAGCGCCGTTACCGAGAACGCGACGCCGTTGCAGGCGTCAAATCCATCCACCAATATGGCCAAGGCTGCAACCGGCCCGGCCATGGCGATCCTCATCATGATCAGCGTGTCGCACATGCTGAACGACCTGATGCAATCGGTCGTGCCTTCCGTCTATCCGATCCTCAAAGACAAGTTCCAGCTGTCCTATGCGGATGTCGGCCTGCTCACCTTCACCTGGCAGCTCACGGCCTCCATCCTCCAGCCGGGGGTCGGCTTCTATACGGACAAGCATCCGAAGCCCTTCAGCCTCGCCTTCGGCATGGGCTGCACGCTGATCGGCCTGATTCTGATGGCCTTTGCGACCTCCTATCACCACCTGCTGATCGGCGTGGCCGCCATCGGGGTCGGTTCGTCGATATTCCACCCGGAATCCTCTCGCGTGGCGCGCATGGCATCCGGTGGGCGGCATGGGTTCGCGCAATCGCTCTTCCAGGTCGGCGGCAACTTCGGCTCGGCCATCGGGCCGCTGCTGGCGATGCTGCTCGTCGTGGAATACGGCAAGAACGAGGGCGCGCAACACGCCATCAGCTATTTTGGCATCTTCGCCCTGGCCGGCATGGCGATCCTGACACGCGTCGGCTTCTGGTACAGCGGCGAACTCCGCTCCGCCAAGGGCCGGACCGCTGTCGCGCATGAATCGCCCGTCAGCCGCGGCGTGCTGATCCGCTCGATCGGCATTCTCTGCGCCCTGATCTTCTCGAAGTTCCTCTACATGGCGAGCCTGTCGAGCTACTACATCTTCTACACGATGCAGACGTTCAAGATCTCGACCTCGACGGCGCAGTTGCTGCTCTTCGTCTATCTGGGCTCGGTCGCGGCCGGAACGATTGCCGGCGGACCGATCGGCGACAAGATCGGGCGTCGCCGCGTCATCTGGTTCTCGATCCTCGGCGTGCTGCCGTTCACTCTGCTGCTGCCGTTTGCGAACCTCACCTGGACCGTCATTCTGACGATCCCGATCGGCTTCATCCTCGCGTCCGCCTTCCCGGCCATCGTCGTCTACGCGCAGGAACTCGTTCCGGGCAAGCCGGGCACGATTGCGGGCCTGTTCTTCGGCTTTGCCTTCGGCATGGGCGGGATCGGGGCAGCGCTTCTCGGTGTGCTCGCCGACCATACGTCCATCGGCTTCGTCTATCAGGTCTGCTCGGTGCTGCCGGCAATCGGCCTGCTGGCGATCTTCCTGCCGGATGTGCGGCACAAGGCAGCCTGA
- a CDS encoding signal peptide peptidase SppA, whose translation MKDLFRRYLPARFRKEETVIPVVRMQGTIMAGGSQFRPALNLASVAPALEKAFASKKSSAVAILVNSPGGSPVQSRLIYRRIRDLAAEHNKKVYVFAEDVAASGGYMIALAGDVIIADETSIVGSIGVVSGGFGFPELLKKIGVERRVYTAGENKVILDPFQPEKEGDIEYLKTLQLEIHQVFIDMVKQRRGAKLADDPVIFSGLFWTGVKAKEFGLIDGLGHAREVLRRDFGDKVKLELVSGQRSLFGRRVPGVNVGSDIGTAAGEGAIAALAQTAQDKALWGRFGL comes from the coding sequence ATGAAAGACCTGTTCCGCCGCTATCTTCCCGCCCGTTTCAGGAAGGAGGAGACGGTCATTCCCGTTGTGCGGATGCAGGGCACGATCATGGCCGGCGGCAGCCAGTTTCGTCCGGCGCTCAATCTGGCCAGCGTCGCGCCGGCGCTCGAAAAGGCCTTCGCTTCGAAGAAATCCTCCGCCGTCGCCATTCTCGTCAATTCGCCGGGCGGTTCGCCGGTGCAGTCGCGCCTGATCTACCGTCGCATTCGCGATCTCGCGGCCGAGCACAACAAGAAGGTCTATGTCTTCGCCGAGGATGTCGCAGCCTCCGGCGGCTACATGATTGCGCTCGCCGGCGACGTGATCATTGCGGATGAAACCTCTATTGTCGGCTCCATCGGTGTCGTCTCGGGTGGCTTCGGCTTTCCGGAATTGCTGAAGAAGATCGGCGTCGAGCGCCGCGTCTACACCGCTGGAGAAAACAAGGTCATCCTCGATCCGTTCCAGCCTGAAAAGGAAGGCGATATCGAATACCTGAAGACGCTCCAGCTCGAAATCCATCAGGTCTTCATCGATATGGTCAAGCAACGGCGCGGAGCGAAGCTCGCCGACGATCCGGTCATTTTCTCCGGCCTGTTCTGGACAGGCGTGAAGGCGAAGGAGTTTGGCCTGATCGACGGTCTCGGCCATGCGCGCGAGGTGCTGCGTCGCGACTTCGGCGACAAGGTGAAGCTTGAGCTCGTCTCGGGCCAGCGGTCGCTCTTCGGTCGCCGCGTACCGGGCGTCAATGTCGGATCGGACATCGGAACGGCAGCCGGCGAGGGCGCAATTGCGGCCCTTGCACAGACGGCGCAAGACAAGGCATTATGGGGCCGCTTCGGGCTTTGA